The following DNA comes from Streptomyces sp. Ag109_O5-10.
TGCAGGTGATGACTGATGAACAGGAAGGTCACGCCCTGGCGTTGCAGGTCGCGGATGCGGTCGAAGAGCCGGGTGATCGCCGCCGCGTCGAGCTGTGCGGTGGGTTCGTCGAGGATGATGAACCGGGCCCCGAAGGACAGTGCCCGGGCGATCTCGACGAACTGCCGCTGCTCGACGCTGAGGTCGCCGGCCGGGGACTGCGGGTCGACCTCCACCGACCAGGCCGACAGCAGCTCCTGAGCCCGGCGGCGTACGCCGGTCCAGCTGATGAGCCGGTGGGGGCCGTGGTGGTGCCGGTTCAGGAAGAGGTTCTCGGCGACGGTCAGCGTGGGGATGATCGTCGACTTCTGGTAGACGCAGGCGACGCGCCGGCGCCAGGCGTCGCGGTCACTGAGCCGCGGTGCGGGGTCGCCGCCGAAGGTGACCGTCCCCTCGTCGGGGGCGTGCAGGCCCGTCAGGACGGACACGAGGGTCGACTTGCCGGCTCCGTTGCGGCCGACGAGTGCGTGGGTCTCGCCGGGCCGGATGGTGATCCGGGCGCCGTTCAGGGCCACCGTCGGGCCGAATCGTTTGACTATGCCCGTCGCCTCGACGACGGGCGGGGCCGCGGGGGCCCGCCCGTCGTCCGCCGGGGCGGGCGCGGGGGTGACAGTACGCTCCCCGTCGCTCATCTCAACCGCCTTGTTCTGGATAGCCGTTGGGTCCCTGACCGGGCAGGTCAGCCGAGGTGGTTGCCCCACAGCGACGTGTCGTCGCTCTTGACGCTCGGAACGCCGCCGTAGGTCCCGCCGTCGGCGGTGACCAGGGGAGCGGAGAGCTGGTCCTCCAGCAGACCGTCACGGACCTGGATGATCGTGCTGTCGTGGTCCGTCTTGCCGGGCTTGAACGTCTTCCCGTCGATCGCGGCCTTGAGGTAGTACAGGGCGTACTTGGCGTACAGGTCGGCGGGCTGGGAGACGGTGGCGTCGATCTTGCCCGCGGCGATGTCCTTGAGCTCCTCGGGGATGCCGTCGTTGGACACGATGAAGACGTGCTTCTTGTCCTTCGGATCCACCAGCAGGCCCTTCTGCTTGAGCACCTGCAGCGTGCCGGACAGGCCGAAGCTGGACTCCATGTAGACGCCCTTGATGTCCGGGTTGGCAGTCAGGTCCGTCTGCAGTTTCTGCGCGGCGACCGCGCCGTCCCAGTTCGTGGCCTCGCCGAACACCTTGATGCCGGGGTAGTTCTTCTTCATGCAGTCGTTGAACGCCTCGGTGCGGTCACGGCCGTTGATCGAGTCGAGGCCGCCCTCCAGCATGACGACCTTGCCCTTGCCGCCGAGCTTCGTGCCGAGGAACTGGCAGGCCTTCTCGCCGTAGGCGCGGTTGTCGGCCCGCACCACCATGAACACCTTGCCGGTGTCGGGGCGGGTGTCGACGGTGACGACGGGGATCTTCTTAGCCTCCAGCTGGGCCAGGGTCGGCGCGATGGCGGCAGTGTCCTGCGGCGCCATCGCGATGCCCTTGACGCCCTGGCTGATGAACGTCTGCGCGTTGGCGGTGAGCTTTGCTACGTCGTTCTGGGAGTTCGTGGTCTTCAGGGACAGGCCGAGCTGCTTCGCGAAGTCGGGCGTGTACTTGATGTAGGAGTTCCAGAAGTCGGTGTCGGACCGCGGGTAGTCGACGCCCACGAGCGGCTTGTCACTCGACGAGGCGGAGGTGCCGGAGCCGCTGCTGCACGCGCTGAGCAGCGTCAGAGCACAGACGACGGACGCGGTGGAGCTGAGTGCGGTTCTGAGTCTCATGGGTACTTCCTCGCGCTGGTCCCGTAGGCGGAGTTGTTACGCCGATGCGACGGTTGGGTGTCGCAACTGAAGAGATGGGATGTTTA
Coding sequences within:
- a CDS encoding sugar ABC transporter substrate-binding protein; this translates as MRLRTALSSTASVVCALTLLSACSSGSGTSASSSDKPLVGVDYPRSDTDFWNSYIKYTPDFAKQLGLSLKTTNSQNDVAKLTANAQTFISQGVKGIAMAPQDTAAIAPTLAQLEAKKIPVVTVDTRPDTGKVFMVVRADNRAYGEKACQFLGTKLGGKGKVVMLEGGLDSINGRDRTEAFNDCMKKNYPGIKVFGEATNWDGAVAAQKLQTDLTANPDIKGVYMESSFGLSGTLQVLKQKGLLVDPKDKKHVFIVSNDGIPEELKDIAAGKIDATVSQPADLYAKYALYYLKAAIDGKTFKPGKTDHDSTIIQVRDGLLEDQLSAPLVTADGGTYGGVPSVKSDDTSLWGNHLG